A region from the Mycobacterium heidelbergense genome encodes:
- a CDS encoding flavin monoamine oxidase family protein — translation MSPMSRREFFAATTAVAGGGLAAACAPPDTKAVLVVGAGMAGLSAARSLADAGWPVRVIEARDRIGGRVHTDREWGVPLEMGASWIHGTTDNPLMELARKARARLAPTDYYGWAKLAVDPRLAPLRYDPKAWREFVERARGRVDGGSLGAAVDAAAAGARLSGADRAQLAFYLTTEIEDEYAADADRLSATTFDKGDYAGGEQDVVLSGYDALPRLLADGLRIVLSTPVTAIVRRDDSVTVRAANRSFEGTAAIVTVPLGVLKSGAIAFDPPLPDGHDRAVHALGFGVLSKSYFRFDRRTWDVENAFYQFLGAEPGAWSQWFTLPGAAGPIVLAFNAGDRGRSAETSSPGDLMAGALPVARHLFGDDISPVEVRTSSWSVDPYARGAYSFHAPGSGLEDRRRLQEPIGDRLYLAGEAVGVNNPATVTGAVVSGRFAAGQLMRRLTG, via the coding sequence GTGTCCCCGATGTCTCGTCGGGAGTTCTTCGCGGCAACGACGGCCGTGGCCGGCGGCGGGTTGGCGGCCGCGTGCGCGCCCCCGGACACCAAGGCGGTGCTCGTCGTTGGCGCCGGCATGGCGGGCCTGTCCGCCGCGCGCAGCCTCGCCGACGCGGGCTGGCCGGTGCGCGTGATCGAGGCCCGCGATCGCATCGGCGGCAGGGTGCACACCGACCGCGAGTGGGGTGTGCCGCTCGAGATGGGCGCGTCCTGGATCCACGGGACGACCGACAATCCGCTGATGGAGCTGGCGCGGAAGGCGCGGGCGCGGCTCGCCCCGACCGACTACTACGGGTGGGCGAAGCTTGCGGTCGATCCCCGACTGGCGCCGCTGCGCTACGACCCGAAAGCCTGGCGCGAGTTCGTGGAACGGGCGCGTGGCCGGGTCGACGGCGGGAGTCTCGGCGCCGCCGTCGACGCCGCGGCGGCCGGGGCACGGCTTTCCGGCGCCGACCGCGCCCAGTTGGCCTTCTATCTGACCACCGAGATCGAGGACGAGTACGCCGCCGACGCGGATCGGCTGTCCGCCACGACATTCGACAAGGGCGATTACGCCGGCGGCGAGCAGGACGTCGTCCTCAGCGGCTACGACGCCCTGCCGCGGCTGCTCGCCGACGGCCTTCGGATCGTGCTGAGTACGCCGGTGACCGCGATCGTGCGACGCGACGACTCCGTCACGGTGCGGGCCGCGAACCGGTCGTTCGAGGGAACCGCCGCGATCGTCACGGTCCCGCTCGGCGTGCTGAAATCCGGTGCGATCGCCTTCGACCCGCCGCTTCCCGACGGGCACGACCGCGCGGTGCATGCGCTGGGCTTCGGCGTGCTGTCCAAGAGCTACTTCCGTTTCGACCGGCGGACGTGGGACGTGGAGAACGCCTTTTACCAGTTCCTCGGCGCCGAGCCGGGCGCCTGGTCGCAGTGGTTCACCCTGCCGGGCGCCGCGGGTCCAATCGTGTTGGCGTTCAACGCCGGTGACCGCGGCCGGTCGGCGGAGACGTCCTCCCCCGGGGATCTGATGGCCGGCGCGCTGCCCGTCGCCCGCCACCTGTTCGGCGACGACATCTCCCCGGTCGAGGTCCGGACGTCGAGTTGGAGCGTCGACCCCTACGCGCGGGGCGCCTACTCGTTCCACGCGCCCGGCTCGGGCCTGGAAGATCGGCGCCGGCTGCAGGAACCGATCGGCGACCGGCTTTACCTGGCGGGCGAGGCCGTCGGCGTCAACAATCCGGCCACCGTGACCGGCGCCGTGGTCAGCGGCCGATTCGCCGCCGGCCAATTGATGCGTCGACTGACTGGGTGA
- a CDS encoding flavin monoamine oxidase family protein yields MTKPPRTVDVVVVGAGFAGLAAARELARQGYDVLVLEGRDRVGGRSFTGSVAGLPADLGGTFVGPTQDAVLALAAELAVPTTPTHHDGKNVIQWRGWARPYHGTIPKLSLTGLLDIGRLRWQFERIARGVPVAAPWDARRARRLDGMSLGEWLRSVRATASSRDLMAIVARVTWGCEPDDVSMLHAARYTHAAGGLDRLLDVENGAQQDRFPGGTQQIAEAAAAALGARVVLGAPVRRIDRHGAGVTVTSDAGSVEAGFVIVAIPPAHRASIEFAPPLPAEYDQLARHWPQGRLSKAYAAYETPFWRADGFSGQALSDRGPVFITFDVSPHADGPGILMGFVDARAFDSLPTEQRRRDALRCFASLFGDEALKPLDYVDHRWGAEGFAPGGPTAAVPPGSWTRFGRWLREPVGPIHWAGTETADEWTGFLDGAVRSGQRAAAEITALL; encoded by the coding sequence GTGACAAAGCCGCCGCGGACCGTCGACGTCGTCGTGGTCGGCGCCGGCTTCGCCGGGCTGGCCGCGGCGCGGGAGCTGGCCCGGCAGGGCTATGACGTGCTGGTCCTCGAGGGCCGTGACCGGGTCGGCGGGCGATCATTCACCGGCAGCGTCGCGGGGTTGCCCGCCGATCTGGGCGGCACGTTCGTCGGCCCGACCCAGGACGCCGTCCTGGCGCTGGCGGCCGAGCTTGCGGTCCCGACCACGCCGACCCACCACGACGGCAAGAACGTCATCCAGTGGCGCGGCTGGGCGCGCCCCTACCACGGCACCATTCCGAAGCTGTCGCTGACCGGATTGCTCGACATCGGCCGGCTGCGTTGGCAATTCGAACGGATCGCCCGCGGCGTCCCGGTGGCGGCCCCGTGGGACGCGCGCCGCGCGCGCCGGCTCGACGGCATGTCGCTGGGCGAGTGGTTGCGCTCGGTGCGCGCCACCGCCTCGTCGCGCGACCTGATGGCCATCGTGGCCCGGGTGACCTGGGGATGTGAACCCGACGACGTGTCGATGCTGCACGCCGCCCGCTACACCCACGCCGCCGGCGGCCTGGACCGGCTGCTCGACGTCGAAAACGGTGCCCAGCAGGACCGATTCCCGGGCGGGACACAGCAGATCGCCGAGGCGGCGGCCGCCGCGCTGGGCGCCCGCGTGGTGCTGGGCGCGCCGGTCCGCCGCATCGACCGCCACGGTGCGGGGGTCACGGTGACGAGCGACGCCGGCTCGGTCGAGGCCGGGTTCGTCATCGTCGCGATCCCGCCGGCCCATCGCGCGTCGATCGAGTTCGCTCCCCCGCTGCCCGCCGAATACGACCAACTCGCCCGGCACTGGCCGCAGGGCCGGCTGAGCAAGGCCTACGCGGCCTACGAGACGCCGTTCTGGCGGGCCGACGGGTTCTCCGGGCAGGCGCTGTCCGACCGGGGCCCGGTGTTCATCACCTTCGACGTCAGCCCGCACGCCGACGGGCCGGGCATCCTGATGGGCTTCGTCGACGCCCGCGCGTTCGACTCGCTTCCCACCGAGCAGCGCCGCCGCGACGCGCTGCGCTGCTTCGCGTCGCTGTTCGGCGACGAGGCGCTCAAACCCCTCGACTATGTCGACCACCGTTGGGGCGCGGAGGGTTTCGCGCCGGGCGGTCCGACCGCGGCGGTGCCGCCGGGATCGTGGACGCGATTCGGGCGGTGGTTGCGCGAGCCGGTCGGTCCGATCCACTGGGCCGGCACCGAGACCGCGGACGAATGGACCGGGTTCCTCGACGGAGCGGTCAGGTCCGGCCAGCGGGCGGCCGCCGAGATCACCGCCCTGCTATGA
- a CDS encoding helix-turn-helix transcriptional regulator — MPSTLTSVARDTAPGALVGIAGGPDAIHVDLRPARKPPPCDAGQANGPAALRYEQFHTVDPEATRRFFAGAYTPGWRVSGLTGGSVVTHRRRAAGSLTVDEVLIRGRLGFEIPPADTVVVVQPRAGSLTVTGAPFPNVDCPVLVAHGMSCLLRVNGARFDVVTLAADVLGKVAASWHAPLPRQIRFLNWRPRSPGAVRAWHRALDYVTATLAAADTAQQPLIVAAMAPLLAGALLECYPSNVTEQDPAADAALPETLRDAVDFIHRHAAAEVGINDVAAAVHLTPRAVQYLFRRQLDTTPTEYMRRVRLHRAHQELVAGERSGTTVTEIARRWGFAHTGRFAVLYRQTYGQSPHTTLRQAT; from the coding sequence ATGCCTTCAACCCTGACGAGCGTCGCCCGGGACACCGCGCCCGGCGCGCTGGTGGGCATCGCCGGTGGCCCCGACGCGATCCACGTCGACCTTCGCCCGGCCCGTAAGCCGCCGCCGTGTGACGCGGGGCAGGCGAACGGCCCGGCGGCGCTTCGGTACGAGCAATTCCACACCGTAGACCCGGAGGCCACGCGCCGGTTCTTCGCCGGCGCCTACACGCCGGGCTGGCGGGTCAGCGGTCTAACCGGCGGCTCCGTCGTCACCCATCGGCGCCGCGCCGCGGGTTCGCTGACCGTCGACGAAGTGCTGATCCGGGGCCGATTGGGGTTCGAGATTCCTCCCGCCGACACGGTCGTCGTGGTCCAGCCCCGCGCGGGATCGCTGACCGTGACGGGGGCGCCGTTCCCGAATGTGGATTGCCCCGTGCTGGTCGCCCACGGCATGTCCTGCCTGCTGCGGGTGAACGGGGCGCGGTTCGACGTCGTGACCCTCGCGGCAGACGTGCTGGGCAAGGTCGCCGCGTCCTGGCACGCGCCGTTGCCGCGACAGATCCGGTTCCTGAATTGGCGCCCGCGTTCGCCCGGCGCCGTGCGCGCGTGGCATCGGGCGCTGGACTACGTCACCGCGACCCTGGCCGCCGCGGACACCGCCCAGCAGCCGCTGATCGTCGCGGCGATGGCCCCGTTGCTGGCCGGCGCCCTGCTCGAGTGTTACCCGTCCAATGTGACCGAGCAGGACCCGGCCGCCGACGCCGCGCTCCCGGAAACGCTCAGGGACGCCGTGGATTTCATCCACCGCCACGCGGCCGCCGAAGTCGGCATCAACGATGTCGCGGCGGCGGTGCACCTGACCCCCAGGGCGGTGCAGTACCTTTTCCGGCGCCAGCTCGATACGACGCCGACGGAGTACATGCGTCGCGTCCGGCTGCATCGCGCTCATCAGGAACTGGTGGCCGGTGAGCGGTCCGGCACGACGGTCACCGAGATCGCGCGGCGGTGGGGCTTCGCGCACACCGGCCGCTTCGCGGTGCTCTACCGACAGACCTACGGCCAGAGCCCCCACACCACCCTCAGGCAGGCCACGTAG
- a CDS encoding alpha/beta fold hydrolase, whose translation MGARRSTGTAEWFPDVPPPSRTLAVRATDGTPLHAQVFGPPDGYPIVLTHGITCAIRVWAHQIADLATDYRVIAFDHRGHGRSGVPRRGGYSLKHLASDLDSVLDATLAPRERAVLAGHSMGGIAIAAWSAHYRHKVRRRADAVALINTTTGDLVREVKLLSVPREFSPARVLAARALINAFGGFPLPPAARIPSRHLVAMLAVGRDADPGAARVVNELFAQTPPAGRGGCAKMLVDALGSRHLDLDGLTVPTLVIGSERDRLTPIGQSRRIARTAPNVVGLVELPGGHCSMLEHPGEVSRRLRELAESVSRDVRVRRISS comes from the coding sequence ATGGGTGCTCGGCGATCGACTGGCACGGCTGAGTGGTTCCCCGACGTACCACCGCCAAGCCGCACCCTGGCCGTGCGCGCAACCGACGGAACCCCGTTGCACGCCCAGGTATTCGGCCCGCCCGACGGCTATCCGATCGTGCTGACCCACGGCATCACCTGCGCGATCCGGGTGTGGGCGCACCAGATCGCGGACCTGGCCACCGATTACCGGGTGATCGCGTTCGACCACCGCGGCCACGGGCGCAGCGGCGTTCCGCGGCGCGGCGGCTACAGCCTGAAACACCTTGCGTCCGACCTGGATTCGGTGCTCGACGCGACGCTGGCACCGCGGGAACGCGCGGTGCTGGCCGGACACTCGATGGGCGGCATCGCCATCGCCGCCTGGTCGGCGCACTACCGCCACAAGGTGCGCCGGCGCGCCGACGCGGTGGCGCTGATCAACACCACCACCGGGGATTTGGTGCGCGAGGTGAAACTGCTGTCGGTGCCGCGCGAGTTCTCGCCGGCGCGGGTCCTGGCCGCGCGCGCCCTGATCAACGCGTTCGGCGGGTTTCCCCTACCGCCCGCGGCCCGGATCCCGAGCCGCCACCTGGTCGCGATGCTCGCGGTCGGGCGTGACGCCGACCCGGGCGCCGCGCGCGTCGTCAACGAGCTGTTCGCGCAGACGCCACCGGCCGGGCGCGGGGGCTGCGCGAAGATGCTCGTCGACGCGTTGGGGTCACGGCACCTCGACCTCGACGGCCTGACGGTGCCGACCCTGGTCATCGGCAGCGAGCGCGATCGGCTGACGCCGATCGGCCAGTCCCGCAGGATCGCCCGGACCGCGCCCAACGTCGTCGGCCTGGTCGAGCTGCCCGGCGGCCACTGCTCGATGCTGGAGCATCCCGGCGAGGTGAGCCGCCGGCTGCGGGAACTCGCCGAATCGGTGAGCCGCGACGTCCGGGTCCGCCGGATCAGCTCATAG
- a CDS encoding SRPBCC family protein has protein sequence MVEIHVERTIGAPAERVFDWLADPANLTAAPLALKAGYAKDSPGPGAGAVRELIAVGTWFREEISAYDRPRSYSYLILRSFPPFNHEGGTLTFTASGDGTHVDWVSNYTHPAWAGGKLLEAVSYRLLRSGFLAILEACARELES, from the coding sequence ATGGTCGAGATTCACGTGGAGCGCACGATCGGCGCACCGGCCGAGCGGGTTTTCGACTGGCTGGCCGACCCGGCGAACCTGACCGCCGCCCCGCTGGCCCTGAAGGCCGGGTACGCGAAGGATTCGCCGGGGCCCGGCGCGGGCGCGGTGCGCGAGTTGATCGCGGTGGGCACGTGGTTCCGGGAAGAGATTTCGGCCTACGACCGGCCGCGCAGCTACTCGTACCTCATCCTCCGGTCGTTCCCGCCGTTCAACCACGAGGGCGGCACCCTGACCTTCACCGCGTCGGGCGACGGCACCCACGTGGACTGGGTGAGCAACTACACCCATCCGGCCTGGGCCGGGGGCAAGCTGTTGGAGGCGGTCAGCTATCGGCTGCTGCGCTCCGGCTTCCTTGCGATCCTCGAGGCCTGCGCGCGGGAGCTGGAGAGCTAG